CTACCGTGACCACAGCGCCTCCGAGCGCGATGCGGCCCTCCCGGACTACTCGGCCAAGAGATCACCGGGAGGGCCGCGCCCATGTTCAACCATGAGCACGCTGTCGCCGCACACGACGAAGGGCAACCCCCCCGGGCTGCCCTCTCCCACATCACCACGACCCTGACGCGAACCCGCTCACCCATCACCACAACGAACGTCGCTCAACACACCGAGGCCCCGGGCAACTACTGGGGCCCCAACACGAACGACAACAGGACCGTGCTCACCAACCTGGTGAAGGCGTGCAAGGCCGCCGGCCTGACGGTCGGCATCTACACCTCGGTCAGCTACTGGGAGCAGAACTTCGGCGCCGACTTCACCGACCACAGCACGTTGCCCCTGCTGTACGGGCACTACGACGCGCTCCGGAACTTCAACGACTTCACACCGTTCGGCGGCTGGACCAGCGCGACCCGCAAGGCCTACAACGGCGACACGAGCCAGTGCAACACCGACGTGGTGTCGTTCACCTGGCGCCCCTGACACTCCCCCATCCGCGTGTCCTGCGACAGCGAAGTCGGGACGGTTGCCACCGAAGTTGGGACAACGCTGATCTGTGTCATCGAAGTCGGGAAGCGACCAGGTCGGGGCGGGCGGTGATTCCGGCCTGGCCGCGGGGACGGGACCGCGCCGTCGTGCGCGAGCCGGTCCTGCCGACGCGGTCGCAGCGAAGGGCCACTGGGCGCTCGAATGACAGGTGTTTCAGGTCGGCGGGGGCATCGCGCACTGCCCCACCCCTCTTGATCAAAGGACTGTGTGATGGCTTCCGACGCGGACCTGCGCCAGCTGTTCGACTCGCTCGACCTCAACAGGAACGGCGTCCTCACCAGGGGAGAGCTGATCACGGCGCTGAGGGTCAAGGGTCGGCAGGCGAGTGATTCGAACAGCATCACCTTCTGGGGTTTCAAGGACCTCGATGACGTAGCGGACTTCTTCGACCAGAGCGACGTGGACCACAACAGGGAAGTCACCTACGAGGAGTTCGCGAAGGCCATGAACGCCCGAAAGGCCGCTGACGCCTGACGCCTCCAACCTGCCCGAGATGGAGGGGGCCCGTCGCCCCTGGGGCGACGGGCCCCCTCCATGGCTGCTGGACGATGTACACGCTGAAGGACGTGTCCCCGCGGCCAGGCCGGAGTCACCGCCCGCCCCGACCTGGTCGCTTCCCGACTTCGATGACACAGATCAGCGTTGTCCCAACTTCGGTGGCAACCGTCCCGACTTCGCTGTCACAGGACACCGCGCTTCGAGTCATCGGGAGCGGGCGGGCACCATCTGGCGAAGCGCAGTCGGTCTCGGCCGCGATCCTCGGGACGGCCTATACCGCTCCGACCTGGGGTTATCAAACTTCAGCGTCACAAACCGCCGTCCGTCAATCTTCCGTGGCACGCAGTCAAGGTTCGCCGTCACAGGTCAGCCGACAGCGACCCGTGGACCGTCGCCATCCGCCCCCAGGGCCGTCGAGCCGTCGACCGGGCAGGCTCCGGAGCCGATTGCCCGAGTTGTGGTGGTGCGCGGCGGAATGCATTGCGGCTGAATTTGCCCTTCCACTACCGGACTTGACTATCTGTCAGAGCAGTGGGGAATGCGCCGGACCCCGCCGTCGGAGTGGCCGTACGCTGCCTCGCGACCGTACTGGTGTTGTACTTGACTCTCTGTGAGGCTGCTGTGGAACTGCCTGAAGAACTGCGTGTCCTGCTTCGCGAGCGGAGCATCGGCTACCTCGCCACCACGATGCCCGACGGCTCGCCGCAGGTGACCCAGACCTGGGTCGACACCGACGACAAGCACGTGATCATCAACGCCGCGAAGGGGCACGTGAAGACCCGCAACATCGAGCGTGACGGACGGGTGGCCGTCGCGGTCTCCCACCCGGACAACCTCCCGCACTACTTCCAGGTGCGCGGTCGGGTGCTCGACATCACGACCGAGGGAGCGGCCGACCACATCGAGGCCCTCGCCCAGAGATACCTGGGCACTCCATACCCCTGGTACTGGGGACCGGAGGAGGTGCGGGTCATCGTGGTCATCGAACCGGAGAGCATCAGCAGCATGTAGCCGGTCCCGGCGCGGACGGCGGTGGGGCGATCGTCGCGGGAGGCTGCCCCACCGTCCTCCGCACCGGCAGTGCCACTCCTGCCTCACGGCGTGCCTCGTGCGCCCGTGGTGACGGCTTCCTGCGTCCCGGGTGCGCGCGGCTCCCGGGCGACCGGGCTGCTGGGCGGGAAGCTACGGGAGCGAAGCACATCACCGGTGTGCCGAGACCCGTGCCGGGAGCGAGACCGAGGAGCGCGATGGATCAGCGGGAACAGGCCGGAGCAGCGGCCCTTCGCCGGGAGGCGGCCGTCCGTGAGGCGGCGCGGCGCGGCCTGATCCGTGACGAGGCGCCTCTGGCCGGCTTCATCGACGTGGCCGGCCTCGCCGAGGCCCGGCGCGGGCTGCGCGCCGCCTTCGCCGGGTCGCGGTCGACGGTGCTGCACACCTTCGCGGCGAAGGCGTGCAGCCTGGTACCGGTGCTGCGGCTGTTCGCCGAGGCGGGGATGGGCTGCGAGGCGGCCAGTCCGGGCGAGTTGGCGCAGGCGCTGGCCGCCGGCTTCGCGCCGGAGCGGATCGTGCTCGACTCCCCTGCCAAGACCCGCACCGAACTGCGGACGGCGTTGCGCCTGGGCGTGGCGGTGAACGCGGACAACTTCGAGGAACTCGCCCGGATCGACGAGATCCTGCGCGAGCCCGGCCCCGGGGCCGTGCCGGGCGCCCGCCCGCCGCTCGGTCTGCGGGTCAACCCGCAGGTCGGCAGCGGCTCGATCGGTGCGATGAGCACCGCGACCGAGCACTCGAAGTTCGGCGTACCGCTGCGGGACGAGGGTGGCCGGGAGCGGATCGTCGCCGCGTTCGAGCGCTATCCGTGGCTCAACCGGCTGCACCTGCACGTGGGCTCGCAGGGCTGCCCGCTGGAGTTGATCGCGCGCGGCGTGCGGGAGGTGTACGAGCTCGCCGAGGAGATCAACGCCTCGGCCCCCGGGCGCCGGGTGACCAGCCTGGATCTCGGCGGCGGGCTGCCGGTGAACTTCGCCGACGACCGGGTCGCGCCGAGCTTCGCCGAGTACGCCCAAGTGCTGCGGGCGCACGTGCCCGGGCTGTTCGACGGCCGGTACGGGCTGGTGACCGAGTTCGGCCGGTCACTGGTGGCGAAGCAGGGCTTCACCCTGGCCCGGGTGGAGTACGCCAAGGAGGTCGGCGCCCGGCGGGTCGCGCTCACCCACGCCGGGGCCCAGGTGGCGACCCGGACGGTGTTCATGCCCGACGCCTGGCCGCTGCGCCTGGGCGCCTACGACCCGGACGGGGTGGCGAAGCGGACCCCCACCCGGGTCCAGGACGTGGCCGGTCCGCTCTGCTTCGCCGGGGACCTGCTGGCCTCGGGACGGGAGCTGCCGCTGCTGGAGTCCGGCGACCTCCTGCTGCTGCACGACACCGGCGGCTACTACTTCACCGCGCCCTGGGCGTACAACAGCCTGCCGCGGCCCGCGGTCTACGGGTTCGAGCCCGCCGCGGACGGCCGCGTCCGCCTCACGCTACTGCGGCCGCAGCAGACACTCGACCAACTGGTCGCGGAGGCAGGTGGCCGGCCGGCGGAGCCGCACCTGACGGAAGGCGAGGTCCTGCCTGCCCGACACCCACCTGCCTGACACCTACCTGCCTGACGCACCCGTCTCCGCCGCAGGCGGGCCGGACCGGCCCTCCGGCGGCGGCCGGTCAGCTGCCGCGGATGAGCGACATGAGCTGGGTCGCCACGGTCAGCACCGGGAGCGCGGCATCGCCGATCTCCCGGGACAGGCCGGTCAGCACCCGCAGGGTGTCGCGCCAGCGGTGCCGCTCCACCGTCGCGGGCTGGTTCAGCACCGGAAGGGTGCCGGCCAGGCTCTGCCGGTCCTCCGCGTCGACCCCGGCCTCGGCGGACAACTGGGTGACCAGAGCGGCGAGCTGGGCGAACAGCGCGGAGACCGCGGGCGGCAGGCCCTCGTCGCCGGCCCGGCCGCTGTTGTGCTGGATGCCGATGTTGTTGCTGCCGCCGTGAATGGTGACCTGGTCGCCGTAGTGGACGCCCGGACCGGGGCCCTCACCGTTCCCGCTCACTTCGAGACCCCCGTGTTCCCTTGCCCGCCGTAGATGTTGACGTTGTCGCCGAACCGGTACTGCCGCAGGTCCACCACCATGTTGTGGACGACCTTGCTGAACTCGATCTGCGGGTTCTCGATCGCGTCCGTGACCGCGCTCGCAAGCTCGTTCGCCGCCTCCGGCCGCTTCCAGGCCACCAGCGCGGTCGGCGGTCCCGCCGTGTCGATCGCCACGGCGAAGAGCGGCTTCTGGGTCAGCACCGGCAGCGTGTCGACCAGGAAGTAGACGATCAGGACGATCGGCGCCACGACGAAGACCCACCCCGCGCCGGACGACTGCTGCTCCCCGTCGCCACCGCCACTGCTGGTGATGGAACCGAGCACGTAGATGACCACGGCCGCGAGGACGACGATGGCCGCGAGCTTGAGGAATCGCCGGACCGCCGCACCGTGCCTCGGCACGATCACGGTGGTACCGACCCGGACGATCGTGGCCAGCGGGTACGCCGCGGTCCCGACCCAGAGAATGCGCTTGCTCACCGCGATCCGCATCCCGCTGTCGGGGGCGTTGCCCGGGGCGTAGCCGGGCATCGGCGGAACGGACGTGGACGCCGACGCCGCCACGGGTGCGGCTGCGGCGGTCCGGCGCGGCGGGGCGTGTTCGGGCGGATCGCTCTGGGGCGAACGGGACTGATGGGTCGGCTGCATAACTGTCTTCCCCCGAGTTGTTGTCGCTCGCTGACCGGTACGGCGCGCGCGACGCACGGTTTGCGCAACCAAAGTGACGCCTTCCGTGCGCGGACCGCGCGCGCGACGACTATTAACCAGCAGGATGCAGAACCGCGCAAGTTCATAACCGCCGACCGGACTTGAGCAGCCGGCGGCTGACGCCGCGTCGTAGGCTGCGCGGATGCGGATCCGAATCATCGACGCCTTCACCGACACCGCCTTCGCCGGCAACCCGGCAGCCGTGCTGCTGCTACCGGCCGGCCCCTGGCCGAGCGACCGCTGGCTGCAGCAGGTCGCCACCGAGATGAACCTGTCCGAGACCGCCTTCGCCAAGCCGCTGAACGAAGAGCTGCTGAACGAAGAGCCGCTGGGCGAAGAGCCGCCGAACGAGGACCCGGACGCCTGGGCGCTGCGCTGGCTCACGCCCGCCCTGGAGGTGGACCTCTGCGGTCACGCCACCCTGGCGACCGTCCACCTCCTGCACACCACCGGTGCGCTGCACGGCAGTTCGGTCCGCTTCGAGAGCCGGAGCGGAACGCTCCGGGCCGAGGTGGCGGCGGACGGGTCGATCACCCTGGACTTCCCGGCCAACCCGCCGCAGGAGG
The Streptacidiphilus albus JL83 genome window above contains:
- a CDS encoding TIGR03618 family F420-dependent PPOX class oxidoreductase; translated protein: MELPEELRVLLRERSIGYLATTMPDGSPQVTQTWVDTDDKHVIINAAKGHVKTRNIERDGRVAVAVSHPDNLPHYFQVRGRVLDITTEGAADHIEALAQRYLGTPYPWYWGPEEVRVIVVIEPESISSM
- a CDS encoding DUF6232 family protein is translated as MQPTHQSRSPQSDPPEHAPPRRTAAAAPVAASASTSVPPMPGYAPGNAPDSGMRIAVSKRILWVGTAAYPLATIVRVGTTVIVPRHGAAVRRFLKLAAIVVLAAVVIYVLGSITSSGGGDGEQQSSGAGWVFVVAPIVLIVYFLVDTLPVLTQKPLFAVAIDTAGPPTALVAWKRPEAANELASAVTDAIENPQIEFSKVVHNMVVDLRQYRFGDNVNIYGGQGNTGVSK
- a CDS encoding type III PLP-dependent enzyme domain-containing protein, coding for MDQREQAGAAALRREAAVREAARRGLIRDEAPLAGFIDVAGLAEARRGLRAAFAGSRSTVLHTFAAKACSLVPVLRLFAEAGMGCEAASPGELAQALAAGFAPERIVLDSPAKTRTELRTALRLGVAVNADNFEELARIDEILREPGPGAVPGARPPLGLRVNPQVGSGSIGAMSTATEHSKFGVPLRDEGGRERIVAAFERYPWLNRLHLHVGSQGCPLELIARGVREVYELAEEINASAPGRRVTSLDLGGGLPVNFADDRVAPSFAEYAQVLRAHVPGLFDGRYGLVTEFGRSLVAKQGFTLARVEYAKEVGARRVALTHAGAQVATRTVFMPDAWPLRLGAYDPDGVAKRTPTRVQDVAGPLCFAGDLLASGRELPLLESGDLLLLHDTGGYYFTAPWAYNSLPRPAVYGFEPAADGRVRLTLLRPQQTLDQLVAEAGGRPAEPHLTEGEVLPARHPPA
- a CDS encoding glycoside hydrolase family 25 domain-containing protein; this encodes MFNHEHAVAAHDEGQPPRAALSHITTTLTRTRSPITTTNVAQHTEAPGNYWGPNTNDNRTVLTNLVKACKAAGLTVGIYTSVSYWEQNFGADFTDHSTLPLLYGHYDALRNFNDFTPFGGWTSATRKAYNGDTSQCNTDVVSFTWRP
- a CDS encoding EF-hand domain-containing protein, which gives rise to MASDADLRQLFDSLDLNRNGVLTRGELITALRVKGRQASDSNSITFWGFKDLDDVADFFDQSDVDHNREVTYEEFAKAMNARKAADA